The following is a genomic window from Pseudomonadales bacterium.
AGTCTGCAGGGTTCCATCGTTGCGCGCCTCGACCACCGTACAACCATGCACCTGGTCGAGCCACTGCGGCGCGCAGGGCAGCGCCAGCGCCGCAGCAAGCAGTGTGCGGTTGCGCGCCACCGCCTGCGGGTCATCACCCACGTGCGCGCCCAGATTGAACGAAGTCCACGGCCCCGTGCTCCAGCCACCGCGACGTGTGCTGACGCCGGCGTGTACGCCCGCAGGTGCAGGCCAGTCGGCGGCGATGAATCCGGGGGGGTCAGCCATCACCGTGCTCGCGCAGATCGGCGTCCAGCGCCTCGATCAGGGTGCGCAGATCGGCCGGCAACGGTGCCTCGAAGCGCATCGCCTCACCGCTCACCGGGTGCACGAAGTCCAGTCGGAACGCGTGCAGAGCCTGGCGTCGCAAACCCTGCAGACAATCGATCAGCGCCGACGAAGCACCGCGCGGCAGTCGTGCCCGGCCACCATAGACGGGGTCGCCGACAATCGGGAAACCGGCTGCCGCCATGTGCACACGGATCTGGTGGGTACGACCGGTTTCGAGCAGCACTGCGAGCAACGTGTGGGCACGGTAGCGCGCCAGCACGCGGTAATGCGTCACGGCACGCCGACCGCCGGAGTTCAGCACCGCCATGCGCTGACGATCGCGCGGATGGCGACCTATGGGCCGGTCGATGGTCGCACCGCTGACAAGCACCCCATTGACTATCGCGCGGTACTCGCGCCGGACCTCCCGCGCCTGGATCGCCGCGCTGAGTGCAGTCTGCGCAGCCAGCGTCTTCGCCACCACCAGCACCCCGCTGGTATCGCGATCGAGCCGATGCACGATGCCCGCGCGCGGCAGATCGGCGAGCGACGGGCAATGCACCAGCAACCCGTTCAGCAGGGTGTCGTCGGCGTGCCCGGCTGCGGGATGCACGACCAGCCCGACCGGCTTGTCGAGCACCAGGATCGACTCGTCCTCGTAGAGGATCGCCAACGCCATCGGCGTGGCGCTCCAGGTCGATTCGCTGCTCGTTTCGGCGTCCAGCCCCAGCGTGTCACCGGCGAGCACCGCGCTGCGTACGGACCTGGTCTCGCCGTTGACACGCAACCGACCCTCGCGGATCCACTGCTGCAGGCGTGTGCGCGAAAATTCCGGCAACAGCGTGGCTGCCGCCTGGTCGAGACGCACACCTGCTGCACTCGCAGGCACGATAGCAGTGCGTGAGATGTGTTCCATGGTCACCCGGACAACGATGCCGGCCCCTGCCGGCCAGGCGCGAGTCTAACAACCTGCACCGATGCTGTCCGCCCATACCCCATTGCTGCCTTGCGCTGCCCTTCCGTCGGCATGAATGCCGACCTACGTGGGTCGGGCTTCAGCCCGACAGTGCGTGGCGGCAATTCCGTCGGCATGAATGCCAACCCACGTGGGTCGGGCTCCAGCCCGACAGTGCATGGCCGCAATTCCGTCGGCATGAATGCCAACCCACGTGGGTCGGGCTTCAGCCCGACAGTGCATGGCGGCAATTCCGTCGGCATGAATGCCGACCTGCGTAGGTCGGGCTTCAGCCCGACTGCGCTGCTTTGGCCGTCTGGCGGTCGGTGTGCTTAAATGGGCGCCCGCAACACCCCCTCCCGCGAGTCGAATACCCGATGCGATTGATTCAGTCCCTGCTCATCGTGATGCTGCTTGCCGCCGTGGCAGGATGCTCCTGGTTCAAGAGTGATGACGAAGTGCCCCCGGACCAGGGCGAACGCCAGCTCTACGAGGCCGCGCGCAAGAACCTCGACGCCAACAATTACGACCTTGCAATCAAGAACCTGCAGCTTCTCGAAGCGCGCTATCCCTTCGGCCCCTACGCCGAACAGGCACAGCTCGAACTGATCTACGCGCACTTCCGCAACTACGACCACGAAGAAGCCGTGGCAGCGGCAGACCGCTTCGTCCGCCTGCATCCGCAGCACCCGAACGTCGACTATGCGTACTACATGAAAGGCCTGTCGTCGTTCACCGAAGGCCAGGGCTTGCTCGAGCGCTTCCTGCCCACCGACATGACGCAGCGCGACCCCGGACCGGCACGGCAGTCCTTCGCGGATTTCTCGCAACTGCTGTCGCGTTTCCCGAATTCCGAGTACGCGGCGGATGCGCGCGTGCGCATGGTGCATCTGCGCAATCTGCTGGCCCGCTACGAAATCAACGTCGCGAACTACTACTTCAAACGCAAGGCTTACGTCGCCGCACTCAACCGTGGGCGCTACGTGGTGGAGAACTTCCAGGAAACGCCGGCGGTCCCGGACGGGCTCGCCGTGATGGCCCAGGCGTACCTGCTGCTGGAGATGCCGGAAGAGGCGGAGACGGCGATTGCCGCACTGCGCACGAACTACCCGCAGCATCCCTCGCTGGACAAGTCGGGCAATTTCATTGTCCAGCTTTATCCGGATCAGGCCGAGCGTTCGTGGTCGAACCGGCTGAGTTTCGGGCTGATCGATCGCGCCACGCCCCCGCGTTTCGACAACCGCGATCTGTTCCCGTAGGTCGGCATTCATGCCGACACGTGATGGCTGCACCCGTCGGATTGAAATCCGACCTACACGTGGGTCGGCATTCATGCCGACGGGAATGTCGGGTTGAAACCCGACCCACATCGCGCAACGTTCAATGCCGTAGGTCGGCATTCATGCCGACGGGAATGTCGGGTTGAAACCCGACCTACGCGGATCAATCGCCGGGCTGCCAGCCTGACGTGATCGGATAACGCCGGTCACGGCCGAAGGCCTTGCACGTGATGCGCGCCCCGATCGGCGCCTGACGGCGCTTGTACTCGTTCATGTCGACCATGCGCACCACGCGGTACACGGTATCGGGGTCGAAGCCTTCGTCGATGATCGCGTTCGCGCTCATCTCGCGCTCCACATAACGTTCCAGAATCCGATCGAGCAGTGCATACGACGGCAGCGAATCCTCGTCCTTCTGGCCAGGCGCCAGCTCGGCCGACGGTGGACGGTCGATGACGCGCTGCGGAATGGCTGCCGAAATGCTGTTTCGATGGCGCGCCAGCTCGAACACCAGCGTCTTCGATACATCCTTCAGCACGTCGAAGCCGCCTGCCATGTCGCCGTACAGCGTGGAATAGCCCACCGCCAGTTCGCTCTTGTTGCCGGTCGTCAGCACGAGGCTGCCCTTCGTGTTCGAGATCGCCATCAGCAGCACGCCGCGACAGCGCGCCTGGATGTTCTGCGCAGTCACGTCGGTCGCACTGCCAGTGGTTTCCCCGTCCAGCACAGCCATGCACGCATCGACCATCGCCGCGATCGGCAGCACACGAAAGCGCACACCCAGCGTTGCGGCCTGGGCAGTCGCATCCTCGATGCTCATCCCGGAGGTGTAGTGGAACGGCATCATCACGGCCTCCACGCGCTCGGGGCCGAGTGCATCGACTGCGATCGCGAGCACGAGCGCCGAATCGATGCCGCCCGACAAGCCCAGCACCACGCCCTTGAAGCGGTTCCCGTCCACGTAGTCGCGCACGGCGGTCACCAGTGCGGCATAAACAGCCGCGTGGCGTTCGAGCAGAGGCTCCACACGGCCGGGCGCAAACTCCGCACGCCCGGCGGCATCACGCAGCACACGTACCGGAGACAGTCCCGCCTCGAAGCTCGGTGCCAGCACCGCCAGCGTGCCGTCCGCTCCGATCGCCATCGACGCACCGGCGAACACCAGCTCGTCGTGTCCACCGACCTGGTTCACGCAGATCACGCCCAAACCAGCGGCCGCGGCCCGGCGCTCGACGATCGCACGATGCCCAAGGTACTTCTCGAACTGAAACGGTGCCGCACTGATGTTCAGCACCAGTTCTGCGCCCGCCTGCCGCGCCAGTTCCATGGGCCTGTCGAACAACGCGTCCTCGCCGACCGACAGCACGACGCGAAAGCCCTCGATCGCCACCACGCACGGCGTTTCACCTGCGCTGAAATAACGCCTCTCATCGAAGATCGGATCGTGCGAGAGCTCGATCTTCGCGTACTCGGCAACGATCTTGCCCCCATGCAGCAGGCCAGCGACGTTGCGCAGACCGTTCGCACCATCGCGCGGATAGCCAAGCATCACCCACAGTTGCGGTGGCAGCTCACGGCACAAGCGATCCAGCGCCCGTTCGATGCGCAATGCCATGCCGGGGCGAAGCAGCAAATCTTCGGGCGGGCAGCCCGTGAGCACCAGCTCGGGAAAAAGCAGCAGCTGCACGGCGTGAGCCTGCAACGCAAGACGACTCTGCTCGATCACCGCCGTGACGTTGCCGTCGATATCGCCGACCTGCGCGTTCATCTGCACCATCACCACGTCGAGTCGATCCATGGCGAGCACACTCCTGCTTCAAGGACGCAAATTGTCCTGCAATCCGACCATGGCCGGCAAAGCCATCCGGCGCTGCGTCGATTCGATGCCGTTGCGATGGCGTCGAAGCGTCCCGGAACACAGCAGCGGGCTAGAATGGACCATGGTCTGCGAACCCCAGTGTGAGGATCACCGCGCATGTTGCTGTTTCGACTGTTGCTGCTGTTCGCGATGGCATTCATCGCCTGGCGCATCTACCGCCTGCTGACGATGCCGCGCGTGCCTGGCAAGGAGCGCACACAGCGCCTGCGCGGCGCCGAAGACATGGTCGAATGCACCCGATGCGCATTGCGCGTGCCGCGCTCGCAGGCCATCGCTACCGGCGATCGCTGGTACTGCTGCGAAGACCACTGGCGCGAAGGCGAACGCAGCCGTGGAAGCAGCGACGCGTGAACACACGCTCGTCCGCCGCTGTCGACGCCGGCGACCCTCTGTTCAGGATCTACGCGTGGTACCGCTTTGCGCTGTCGATCCTGTTGCTCGCGGGCTACTTCGCGTTTCGCATCGGACACTCCGATGTGCCCTTCCTGCCGTTGCTCTACCTCGGCACCGCCGTTCCCTACGCAGCCCTGAACCTGCTGACGCTGATCGCGGTGATTGCGCGCCCCCGTCATCCGCGCACCCGTCACATCTTCCTGATCCTGGTGATCGACATCGTCGCGCTGGTACTGATCACACACGCGAGTGGCGGCATGGACAGCGGCTTCGCGATCCTGCTGATGGTCACCGTCGCGGCTGCCGCGATCTTCGTTTCCCGACAGATCGCGACCCTGGTGGCTGCGGTCGCCAGTCTTGCGGTGCTCGCCGACACGCTGGCACTGATCGTCGCACACGGCGGAGGCAGCAACTCGCTGCTGCCGGCAGGATTGCTGGGGATATTGTTGTTCGCGAGCTCGCTGCTGATGCAGCGTCTGGTGACGCGTCTGCGTCACAGCCAGGAGCTCGCGGACGAAAAAGGCCGGGAAGTTGCCGAACTCGAGCATCTCAACCGCCTGATCGTGCAACGCATGCGCACCGGACTGCTGTTCCTGGACGCCGACGACCGCATGCGCATCGCCAACGAGGCCGCACTGCAACTGCTCGGCATTGCGGAGCACGACATCAGCGCCGATGGCGTAGTGCGTCGTCTGCGGCTACCGCCGCTTGCACGCGAGGCGCTGGAGCGCTGGCGCGAGGACCCACAGCACACCAACGCTCCGCTGCGCCTGCGCGAGAACGGGCCACTGGTGCTGCTGTCGTTCACCTCACTGCAGGGACCAGGCGGCACCGGTACGCTCGCGTTCGTCGAGGACTTCTCTCAGATCTCGCAGCAGGCGCAGCAGCTCAAGCTCGCATCGCTCGGACGCCTCACCGCAAGCATCGCTCACGAGATACGCAACCCGCTGGGATCGATCAGCCACGCCGCACAACTGCTGCGCGAATCGCCGCAGTTGCCGTCCGAGGATGCGCGCCTGGTCGAGATCGTGCTTGGCAACGCGGAGCGCACCAACAAGGTGATCGAAAGCGTGCTTTCGCTCTCGCGCGGGCAGCAGCCGTGCCCGGAGCTGATCGTGCTGAACGCATGGCTGCGACACTTCATCCACGAGTTTCTCCAGCACGACGCCAATGCTTCGATTCGCTTCGAACCCGCCGCGCCTGTCAGTGGCAGCGAGGTACGTGTGGACCCGACGCATCTTCGCCAGGTCATGACGAATCTATGCGAAAACGGGCTGCGTTACAGCGAACGCGCGACCGGCAAGGCCACACTGCATATCGGGCTGCAGACCGACCCGCACAGCGGGCTGGTACGCGTCGACGTGATCGACCAGGGGAGTGGCGTTGCACCCGGGATGATTGCCAACATCTTCGAGCCGTTCTTCACCACCGAGCATGGCGGCACCGGCCTTGGCCTATACCTCGCGCGTGAACTTTGCGAAGCTAACCAGATACGGCTGGAATACCTGAACACGGCAGATACCGGAAGCTGCTTCCGGCTGAACTTCGGCCACCCGCAACGGCGCAGCGTCACGCAGATCGAGGCGCCACAGGAATCCGGCAAGGGCAGCGGACAGGGAACATGAGCAGCGCAGCGATCCTGATCGTCGACGACGAACCCGATATCCGCGAACTGCTGGCGATGACGATACGTCGCATGGGCTTCGATGCGTTCTGCGCAGAAAGCCTCGACAGTGCACGACGCATGCTCGAGCGCAGACGCTTCGACTTCTGCCTCACCGACATGAAGCTGCCCGATGGCAGCGGGCTGCAGTTCATCGAACACGTGCAACAGCACCACGAAGGGCTACCGGTTGCCGTGATCACCGCTTTCGGCAGCATCGACCTCGCGATCGAATCGATGAAGGCAGGAGCATTCGATTTCCTGTCGAAACCCATCGACCTGGAACGGTTGCGCGTACTGGTGGGCAACGCGCTGCGCGTTGGCAGCGCGGGCACGGCACTCAAGCATCCGGCAGATGTGCAATTGCTGGGCGACACCGAACCGATGCAGTCGCTGCGCGCCCAGATCGCGCGGCTCGCGCGCAGCCAGGCACCGGTCTACATCACCGGCGAATCCGGCACCGGCAAGGAGATGGTGGCACGCCTGATCCACGCCAACGGACCACGCGCGAGTGCGCCGTTCGTGCCCGTGAACTGCGGCGCCATTCCCGGCGAGCTGATGGAGAGCGAGTTCTTCGGCCACCGCAAGGGCAGCTTCACCGGCGCGATCAACGACAAGCCGGGCCTGTTCCAGGCCGCACACGGCGGCACGCTGTTCCTCGACGAGGTGGCGGACCTGCCGCTGCCGATGCAGGTGAAGCTGCTGCGGGCGATCCAGGAAAAGGCCGTACGCGCGATCGGCGCAGAACAGGAGGTGCGTGTCGACGTGCGCATCCTCAGCGCAACCCACAAGAACCTCGCCGAGGAAATCAACCACGGACGCTTTCGTCGCGACTTGTTCTATCGCATCAACGTGATCGAGTTGCGGGTGCCGAGCCTGCGTGAGCGCCGCGCAGATATTCCGCCGCTCGCCGAAGCGTGCATTCACCGTCTCGCAAGCGAATACGGCCTGGCGGTACCGCGCCTGCAGCCCGACGCACTGCGCGCACTCGACGCGTACGCGTTTCCGGGCAACGTACGCGAGCTGGAAAACATCCTCGAGCGCGCGTTCACGCTGTGTGACGGACGCACGATCCACGCCGGCGATCTGTGCCTCGACACACCAGCGCAGGATATTTCGCGAACCCGGGAACCAGCACCTGCAGACATCGGCTTGCCCGACATTCCCCTGGAGGAATACCTGGAGAATCTGGAACGCCACATCATCGTGCGTGCGCTCGAACTCGAGCGCTGGAACCGCACCGCGGCAGCGAAGCGGCTGGGGATGTCGTTCCGCTCACTGCGCTACAGGCTGCAGAAGCTGGGTATCGATTGAGATATTTCGTCGGCATGAATGCCGACCTACATGTGGGTCGGGTTTCAACCCGACAGGTGCCGAGCCGATATCCCCGTCGGCATGAATGCCGACCTACACGTGGGTCGGGTTTCAACCCGACAGGTGCCGAGCCGACATTCCCGTCGGCATGAATGCCGACCTACACGTGGGTCGGGTTTCAACCCGACATTCCCGTCGGCATGAATGCCGACCTACGGATTATGACAGCCAGAGATCTGCTACAGACGCGCCACACCCACTGCGCTACCGTCGCATCACGGTGCACGAAGACGCATCGCTCCACGGACGGAGAACCACGGCATGAATACGCAGCGCCCAAGGACGGGCCTGTCTTCGCTGACGTATCGCGGCACCACACTCATCGAACTGATGACAGCACTTGCGGTGCTCGCGATCCTGATCGGTGTCGGCATGCCGAGCCTGACCAGCCTCGTTGCGTCGAACCGGGCCAGCGGCAGCATGATGCAGTTGCGTGCGCTGCTCGGCTTTGCACGGCAGAACGCAATCACCCTGCATCGGGAAGTCACGCTGTGCGGAACCTCGGACGGCAGTTCCTGCGCTCGTGACTGGCGCGGACATCCCACGCTGGTGTTCCTCGACAGCAACCTGAACCGCAAGGCCGACACCGGTGAGCGCATCCTGATGGTGTCGGAACTGACGCGCGCCGGAAGAATCCGCTGGAGCGCGTCGGGGACGCGCGCGTTCCTGCGCTACCGACCCGACGGCAGCGTGGCCGAGTACGGAAACTTCACCTACTGCCCGCCGAACAACGACGCGCGTCACGCGCGGCAGCTGATTCTCTCGATGAGCGGCAGGCCACGCGCCGCACTGGATACAAACGGCGACGGTATCGTCGAAGACGCCAACGACAAGCCGCTACGCTGTGATTGAGGCGCGGAATCAGACGTGGCAACCGATCGTCTTGCGGGCGTTCCTGCCCGCAAATCCCGCCGCGATCAACCCGACCGCCAGCAACGCCAATCCGCCTGGTTCCGGTACGGTGATGCTCAGCTTCACGTAGTCGAGCACCCAGCCGTCCCGGTCATTCACCAGGTCGAACATCAACTGATTACTGCCACCCGACTGCCGGATCAGGTCGGGACTGACCTCAAAGAGGTCCAGAAACGCGTAATTACCCTGCCCATTGTCGTTTCCGTTGCGGAGCTTGCCGAGCAATTGCCCATCGAGCAGCACCGATGCCTTGCCGTTCAGCCCCACGCCACCAGCAAAGACCTCCAGCGTGGCAGACTTGATGGGCAGCCATCCCAGATCGTAGGCAAGCGTGAAACCCCGATCACCATAAACCCAGGTGTCCGTACCGTCACCGTCACCCGTGCCGTTGTCACAGACCGTCGACCACTCGAACTTGGAACCGGAACCAAACGTGGCGCACTGGCCAAAACCATCCACATCACCAACCTGCGCGACGATCGTGGCGGCAGAAGCGACACCGGATCCAAGGGCAAGCAGTACGGCGCCCAGCAACTGTTTCATCTCATCGACTCCGAAACCAGAAAAATGCATGATCGAATTCGAATGTAATCATGCAATGTAAATGCCATATTTAATATTTATAAAAAACAACAAGTTAAATCACTCAGATCATTCGCCTGTAAATAACCCTGACACAATTTGCCAGTTCACGCAGACAACGAGACCAAAACCGTCAACCGATCAGAGCGGAAGCTGCTCGAAGCGCTGCTGCACTTCACGGTCACGGAAACGCTCGTGGTGACGATCGATGCACTCGTGCACTTCGATCACCGGTGACTCGACGCCGTTCGCAGGGCGTGCCTTGACTCGGGCAGCAACCTGACGCGCCGTGTCACGGCTGTCGGTCTCCACCAGAACGAAGGCCGGCAGCCCGCTCTTCACGGTCACATCGCAGGCATAGTCGGCAACGTCACCCCCCTGCGCCAGCCCAGAAACCACCATCGCGCCAAACAGCAGCGACAATTTATGCACCAAGACCCTGTTCATGGCGTGCTCTCCCTCAGTCCTACCAACATTCGTTGCCCAGGCTCCCCTCGGCGGTACGCACCCCGGTCGACGTAACCGAGAACTCGGTGCACTTCTCGTCCGCTGCCTGCGGCTTCGCCGCAACCGGGGTAGCCGTCAGCGTATAGGTACGGCAGCGAACTCCAGCCGCGACGCAGTCATCCGTTTCCGCTGCAATCGAGTAGTAGCCCTCCTCGGATGGCGCAGGGTCCGCACTGTATCCCAGGTCCGTCATGTCGTCCGTGTAGCCGTTGTGATCGAGTACGTACTGCTCCTGGCGATTGACGGCGTCCATCAGAGCGTTCTTCGCATCGCTGCGGCGCGACTTGCGCATCTGATCCTGGTACGAAGGGTAGGCAATCGTCGCCAGGATCCCCACGATCATCACGACGATCGCGATCTCGATCAGCGTGAATCCACGCGCCCGGTTGCGTCCCGCAGCGTTCAGCCCGGCACCTCGCATTCTCAGAACTCCTCGTTGTACCAGTAGGTGCCGAACGGTGCGCGCAGCTGAGCCCCGGTTTCAAGCGGATTCCCCGCGCCCTGCAAGCCACCACCGGACGGGAACAGCAGGCGGATCTTCTTGTCGCTGCCGAAGTGCGGCGACGGGGTATCCGGGATCAGCGTTCCCAGCTTCGCGAAACGATCCAGTTGGCTATCCGCGTTGAAGTCGATCACCGCACGCCCGTCCAGCAGACGCATCGCGTACAGGCGCCCCGTTCCCGGTGCCGGTACGCACAGGTTCTGCGTGTCGTCGCCGGGGGAGAAGGTCGTGAAGTAGACGGTGCCGGCTATGGTCAACGCGCGCGCCAGCGCCTTTTCGCCGTCCGCCGCCTCGAGGTCGATATACCAGCCGGCTGCCGCCTTCAAGCCCGCTTCGGCAGCCGATTTCTGGGCAGCGTCCCCGGTCTGGATCAGGTTGTCGCTGATATCGTACAGATCGGTGTCCTCGATCGGCAGCTTGCAGCGGAAATCCTGGCTGGTCGCGCATTCACTGGTCGTCGGCGCCCTGGTGGTATAGATACCGGTGTTGTAGTCACGGATCATGTAGAAACGATCGTCGTTGTCGGTCGCGTTCGGATTCTCCCGATCGCCGCTTCCCACCAGCACGGCGTCGAACACACCGTCGCGTTGCGACATCGTGCGCACCAGATCCACGGGATAGAAGAATCTTCTGTCGCCCGCGTGGTTGGCGGGACTGGTAGATCCTGCGGTGTTCAGCGCCGCCAGCCTGGTGAGGAACCACTTGTCCTGTGCCGAAGTCGGAAGCGAATTGCCCGGCAGGTCGAGGCGCCAGATATTGCCTCCCGTGTCAGTGGCGTAAATGCGGTCGGTCAGCCCGTCTCCGTTGCTGTCCAGCACCGTGAGCTGCGCCGGAATCGAATACTTGAGGGCTGCCGATTTCATGTTGGTGCCGGAATTGTTGGCAGGCGTCACGCTCCACACCAAGGCGCCGCTTGCGGCATCGACGATGAATATGCCGCGTCCTTCGCCGTCGTCACCGGCCGCAGCCGTCGTGCTGTCCTTGCCCACATCGTAGCCACCGCCGAAGACCAGCACCGGTTTTGGTTTGCCGTCGCCATCGACATGGCCCGGAACGTAGGTAATCACCGGTGTGGACCAGGTCTGGCCAAGCTCGCCGAAACCCGGCGCGTCCTTGTCTTTCTTCCACAGCAGCACCGGGCTGTCGGGGTCCGACAGATCGAGCGCGTAATACGCCTTGCCGCCACGCCGCAGGCCGAAGTACAGATAGAGCTTGTCACCGTCAGCCGAATCGATGGTGCCGTCGTTGTTGAGATCCTTGCTGTAGAACACGGCGGAACCGTCCACGCCCCAGACGACGTCTGCACCCTTTATGTCATCCTGCCTCTTCTTCAATACGGCGGCGAGCTCCTTCGGGAAAAACGCCCAGTTCTCCTTGCCGTCGGCGTTGTCGAACATGTGCAGGAACCCCGCGTTGGTGCCGACCACGATACGGATATCCGGGTCCGTCTTGGTATGGCTGCCGCGCGCCCCGTAGTTCAGCACCAGCGGTCGGCTGTGCAGCATATCGCCGAGAATCCACGCCCGCTTGCTGCTCGTGCTGCTGTCTTCCCAGCCACG
Proteins encoded in this region:
- a CDS encoding outer membrane protein assembly factor BamD, producing MRLIQSLLIVMLLAAVAGCSWFKSDDEVPPDQGERQLYEAARKNLDANNYDLAIKNLQLLEARYPFGPYAEQAQLELIYAHFRNYDHEEAVAAADRFVRLHPQHPNVDYAYYMKGLSSFTEGQGLLERFLPTDMTQRDPGPARQSFADFSQLLSRFPNSEYAADARVRMVHLRNLLARYEINVANYYFKRKAYVAALNRGRYVVENFQETPAVPDGLAVMAQAYLLLEMPEEAETAIAALRTNYPQHPSLDKSGNFIVQLYPDQAERSWSNRLSFGLIDRATPPRFDNRDLFP
- the rluD gene encoding 23S rRNA pseudouridine(1911/1915/1917) synthase RluD — translated: MEHISRTAIVPASAAGVRLDQAAATLLPEFSRTRLQQWIREGRLRVNGETRSVRSAVLAGDTLGLDAETSSESTWSATPMALAILYEDESILVLDKPVGLVVHPAAGHADDTLLNGLLVHCPSLADLPRAGIVHRLDRDTSGVLVVAKTLAAQTALSAAIQAREVRREYRAIVNGVLVSGATIDRPIGRHPRDRQRMAVLNSGGRRAVTHYRVLARYRAHTLLAVLLETGRTHQIRVHMAAAGFPIVGDPVYGGRARLPRGASSALIDCLQGLRRQALHAFRLDFVHPVSGEAMRFEAPLPADLRTLIEALDADLREHGDG
- a CDS encoding GspH/FimT family pseudopilin encodes the protein MNTQRPRTGLSSLTYRGTTLIELMTALAVLAILIGVGMPSLTSLVASNRASGSMMQLRALLGFARQNAITLHREVTLCGTSDGSSCARDWRGHPTLVFLDSNLNRKADTGERILMVSELTRAGRIRWSASGTRAFLRYRPDGSVAEYGNFTYCPPNNDARHARQLILSMSGRPRAALDTNGDGIVEDANDKPLRCD
- a CDS encoding NAD+ synthase, with the translated sequence MDRLDVVMVQMNAQVGDIDGNVTAVIEQSRLALQAHAVQLLLFPELVLTGCPPEDLLLRPGMALRIERALDRLCRELPPQLWVMLGYPRDGANGLRNVAGLLHGGKIVAEYAKIELSHDPIFDERRYFSAGETPCVVAIEGFRVVLSVGEDALFDRPMELARQAGAELVLNISAAPFQFEKYLGHRAIVERRAAAAGLGVICVNQVGGHDELVFAGASMAIGADGTLAVLAPSFEAGLSPVRVLRDAAGRAEFAPGRVEPLLERHAAVYAALVTAVRDYVDGNRFKGVVLGLSGGIDSALVLAIAVDALGPERVEAVMMPFHYTSGMSIEDATAQAATLGVRFRVLPIAAMVDACMAVLDGETTGSATDVTAQNIQARCRGVLLMAISNTKGSLVLTTGNKSELAVGYSTLYGDMAGGFDVLKDVSKTLVFELARHRNSISAAIPQRVIDRPPSAELAPGQKDEDSLPSYALLDRILERYVEREMSANAIIDEGFDPDTVYRVVRMVDMNEYKRRQAPIGARITCKAFGRDRRYPITSGWQPGD
- a CDS encoding type IV pilin protein, with the protein product MRGAGLNAAGRNRARGFTLIEIAIVVMIVGILATIAYPSYQDQMRKSRRSDAKNALMDAVNRQEQYVLDHNGYTDDMTDLGYSADPAPSEEGYYSIAAETDDCVAAGVRCRTYTLTATPVAAKPQAADEKCTEFSVTSTGVRTAEGSLGNECW
- a CDS encoding sigma-54-dependent Fis family transcriptional regulator produces the protein MSSAAILIVDDEPDIRELLAMTIRRMGFDAFCAESLDSARRMLERRRFDFCLTDMKLPDGSGLQFIEHVQQHHEGLPVAVITAFGSIDLAIESMKAGAFDFLSKPIDLERLRVLVGNALRVGSAGTALKHPADVQLLGDTEPMQSLRAQIARLARSQAPVYITGESGTGKEMVARLIHANGPRASAPFVPVNCGAIPGELMESEFFGHRKGSFTGAINDKPGLFQAAHGGTLFLDEVADLPLPMQVKLLRAIQEKAVRAIGAEQEVRVDVRILSATHKNLAEEINHGRFRRDLFYRINVIELRVPSLRERRADIPPLAEACIHRLASEYGLAVPRLQPDALRALDAYAFPGNVRELENILERAFTLCDGRTIHAGDLCLDTPAQDISRTREPAPADIGLPDIPLEEYLENLERHIIVRALELERWNRTAAAKRLGMSFRSLRYRLQKLGID
- a CDS encoding PEP-CTERM sorting domain-containing protein, translated to MKQLLGAVLLALGSGVASAATIVAQVGDVDGFGQCATFGSGSKFEWSTVCDNGTGDGDGTDTWVYGDRGFTLAYDLGWLPIKSATLEVFAGGVGLNGKASVLLDGQLLGKLRNGNDNGQGNYAFLDLFEVSPDLIRQSGGSNQLMFDLVNDRDGWVLDYVKLSITVPEPGGLALLAVGLIAAGFAGRNARKTIGCHV